DNA from Nitriliruptor alkaliphilus DSM 45188:
CTCACGGCTCGAGGAGAAGGTCTACCAGGCCCGCGAGAAGCTCACCGGACGTGCCGACCTGGTCGTCGCCGGGTCGGGCAGCTTCTCGGCGCTCACCTGCCGCGTCGACGGCGCCGCGATGCGCTCACCGGCGCTCGTCGCCGGGTTCGACGCTCAGCTGCAGCAGGCCCGACTCGAGCTGAGCGCACAGGAGGAACGCGTCTTCGAGGAGACGCTGACCGGAGCGGTCCGGGACCACCTCGCCTCGCGGATCCGGTCGGCCGCCACGACCGTCCGGGTCGTCAACGGGCTGCTCGAGCACATCGAAACCGCCGCAGGTGGCGTCAAGGTGCAGCTGCGCTGGGAGATCGACGGCAGCGAGGTCGACGACCGCGACGTGCTCAAGCGCATCCGCAACCTGCTGCTCGGCTCCCGCCACGCGCCCGACGAACGCGCCGACCTGCACACCTTCCTGCGCCGTCAGATCGACCAGGTCCGCTCCGCCGAGGACGACACCGGCAACTGGAAGGACCGGCTCGCCCGCGTCCTCGACTACCGCCGCTGGCACCGCTTCACCGTGCTGGTCCACCACGACCGGTTCGGCGACCAGCCGGTCCCGTTCGACTCACGGAAGGTGTCGCTGTCGGCTGGGGAGAAGACGGTCGCGCTCACCGTGCCGCTGATCGCCGCGATCGCCGCGCACTACCTGCCCCGCGAGGGTGAGGACACCCCCGACTGCCCACGTCTGCTGCTGATGGACGAGCTGTTCCCCAAGGTCGACCGGGCCAACAAGCGCCTCCTGCTCGGCCTGATCAACGACCTCGGCCTCGACGTGGTGTTCACCTCCGACAAGGACTGGTGCGACTACGACACCCTCGACGCGATCGCGATCCACGTGGTCCAGAAGGACGGTGACGCGTCGCTGACCACCCGGTTCGTGTGGAACGGCAGCCAGCGCGCGCCGGCGCCGCCCGCGGGGCCGTCCGACGGGACCTTGCACGGTGTCCTGGCCGGGGGAGGGGCGTGACCGGACCGAACGACGGTCCAGGTGAGCTGGCCGGCGAGCTCGAGGTGCTGTGGCGAGAGCTGCACCGCCGCTACGGCGCCAGCGACCGCCGCGTCACCGGTGTGAGCCTGACCGGGCTCGCGCCGGACACCCGCGAAGCGCTCGCTGACCTGCTCCGCGAGAGCGAGCTCCGACCGCCCGACACGCGCGTCATGACCGCGAAGGTCGCCGCCGCCCTCGGCGTCGACGAGAACGGGCTGCGCCAGCTGGTCGAGGCCCGGTACGGGCAGGCTGGCAACCGCGCCGCCGACCGCGACGCCGCCGCAGCCGCACGAGCGTCTACGGCCCGTCACCTCGAAGCGCTCGCTGGTGGCGACGCGGTACTTGAGGGGTGGGCCCGGCGTCAGGCGGTCGGTGTCGGCGACGTCCTGGCCTCCCGCGCCGCCGACGCCGGCCGGGTGCTGCAAGTGGTCGCCGCCGAGCGGGACCGTCCCGTCCCGCTGCCGGTCGTCGCCGCCGAGACGTTCGGCGACCCGCACGCTCTCGACCTGGACCGAACCGCAGGTCGGATGCTCGCCGCCTTGCTGGCCGAACGTGCCGGCCTGCAGGTCTGCGGCGCCCGCGAACGGCGTCGGCTCCTGCGCGAGGTCGGCATCGTCGCCGATGAGCTGTCCTCCACCGTGACCGTCTACCGGCTCCCGGTCGCCGCCGACCACCCGTACGCCGGCACGCTGCACGGGCCCGAACCTGCTGCGCTCACCCTCGGTCAGCTGCTGGCCCACCCGCTGCAGCTCGACGAGCCCGCCGACGTGCTCGTGGTGGAGAACCCGGCCGTCCTGTCCGCCGCTGCGCTGGCCGGCTCTGGTGCGCCGCTGGTGTGCACCTCGGGGATGCCGTCGGTCGCCGCGCTCGAGCTCGTCAGCCAGCTCGTCGACGCCGGCTGCACCGTGCGAGCACACGCCGACTTCGACGCGGCCGGGCTCGTGATCGTCTCGCAGCTGGTCGCCGTCGGCGCCGAGCCGTGGCAGATGGACGTCGCCGCCTACCACCGGGCGGCGGACGCGTCGGTCTGCCCGCTGGTCACCGAACCGGTCGCGGTCGACTGGGCACCTGGGCTGGCCGAAGAGATGCGGACCTGCGGTCGCGCCGGCTTCGAGGAGTACCTGCTCGACGAGCTGATTGCCCCCGTGTGATCGCGTTAGGAGGAGTCATGCCCGACCGGGCGCAACGGCCGTTATCGCCACCCCGGACGTGCCGGGATTCCCGCCCAGCGTGAGTGCGGAGGGATACGCTAGGGATCTCTGGCGAGCCGCGGGAGCCAGGCGGACAGGTGGGGGCCCACGTGACCTTGGTCAACGTGCTGGTAGGGCTGTTCGCGGTACTCGCGGTTGTCTACGTCGTCATGCTTCTCGGCGATCTTGGGGAGCGCCAGAACAACCGGGACCGGAAGCGAGCCATCCCCGACGATGGGGACCGTGCGCAGGAGACCCGGTCTTGGGGTGGGCTGGGGCGTCCTGGTAGCGGCTTCTGAGTCTCACCGAACCGGATCGCCACAACGCCCGGTATCGCTACCCATTGAAGACGGTGGGTCACACCCGGCGTGCCCCGTGGTAGGCCGTACACGCTGATTGCTACATCGCCGTGGCCGACCAGCTCAGT
Protein-coding regions in this window:
- a CDS encoding DUF2399 domain-containing protein: MTGPNDGPGELAGELEVLWRELHRRYGASDRRVTGVSLTGLAPDTREALADLLRESELRPPDTRVMTAKVAAALGVDENGLRQLVEARYGQAGNRAADRDAAAAARASTARHLEALAGGDAVLEGWARRQAVGVGDVLASRAADAGRVLQVVAAERDRPVPLPVVAAETFGDPHALDLDRTAGRMLAALLAERAGLQVCGARERRRLLREVGIVADELSSTVTVYRLPVAADHPYAGTLHGPEPAALTLGQLLAHPLQLDEPADVLVVENPAVLSAAALAGSGAPLVCTSGMPSVAALELVSQLVDAGCTVRAHADFDAAGLVIVSQLVAVGAEPWQMDVAAYHRAADASVCPLVTEPVAVDWAPGLAEEMRTCGRAGFEEYLLDELIAPV